A genomic segment from Acidimicrobiia bacterium encodes:
- a CDS encoding EAL domain-containing protein: protein MRDNSTGPPLSSIQYTFFGKIRQSWITPIFALLIILSITFGVYFSQLATANEQNDKASAFAKSDAEKSISDYMAKITALASGSSNIFRSNFDTSSELLEQYVQNSQVTTRYKGIYEMGFAVPNVIGNPTIETIAPKSITESSGFTVDSLTGIPLSAIVDSNDEFNEARDSGENQITNIFISQALTNSNTKKHALLLIPVFKAGTVSRTVSERRANFIGTIFVPIDISSFLEGAKDEANTFDYFGITIGDDETISGTTIINSKRTITDLRKQNIRLLNKTMVLDYNDYSIKKRASNIGRQTTLYSGIGLAIMIYLVLMIMQLGEKRANLASLNAEREIYQSEARFSALIKQSSDITLVIDSNGLVIFASPSLKNNLGYSTADLIGRPFLKFLSLKNTKLQAISVLKKLNKGIVPEPFETKVVTKNGVECTFECVINDLRNDPAVGGIVCNSRDISERKTSELEVKKAMALYENALSNAPIGVALVHKNGQCFWTNDALTEFLGIDNSEIIKKELKDNILKDDRTLFIKLWSKLDSVKENKVVEEMRFEHPDGVARWGLISAQPVFDEKVFQYYVIQIEDTTERRRIAERLEYQAIHDPLTGMPNRLLLVDRLSLAIEKSKRTGLSLAVLFIDLDRFKIINDSLGHAAGDQLLMTVADRIKDSVRPNDTTARFGGDEFVILCEDISSDEQTNEISNRLLENIQMPIMLDEGEVYVTASIGIARSTGVIDTSETILRDADLAMYRAKEGGRNRVEEFDETTHVRAVADLQTGNGMFRALAKQEFHTHYQPSVDIRTGKLSGFEALVYWEHPTQGHISPKEFISLAEQTGIIVPIGMRVFETACEQLKQWHSLSEESKVLTMSINLSPRQLSEPSLYGEVLRIIERTGVDADKIWFEITETALMTDVESTIIMLDKLKTIGIHFAVDDFGTGYSSLSYLKKFPVEALKVDQSFVEGLGTDTEDTAIVSAVISLAHSLGLKAIAEGVEQPHHLAELKTLGCEYAQGYLYSKAKSADNWDSYVISKGIFEFSSEKI, encoded by the coding sequence GTGAGAGATAATTCGACTGGTCCGCCACTGTCAAGTATTCAATATACTTTTTTTGGAAAAATCAGACAGTCATGGATCACGCCTATTTTCGCATTGTTAATAATTCTTTCGATCACATTTGGAGTGTACTTTTCACAGTTAGCAACAGCAAACGAACAAAATGATAAGGCATCAGCATTTGCTAAATCGGATGCCGAAAAATCAATATCAGATTACATGGCTAAGATTACCGCACTAGCTAGTGGCTCAAGCAATATTTTTAGATCGAATTTTGATACAAGTTCAGAATTGCTTGAACAATATGTTCAAAATTCCCAGGTAACAACTAGATATAAAGGTATTTACGAAATGGGTTTCGCGGTCCCTAATGTGATTGGAAATCCGACTATAGAGACTATAGCGCCTAAAAGCATAACTGAAAGTTCGGGGTTCACCGTTGATTCTCTCACTGGTATTCCCTTGAGTGCAATAGTCGATAGCAATGACGAATTTAATGAAGCAAGAGACAGCGGTGAGAATCAAATTACAAATATATTTATCTCTCAAGCATTAACAAATTCAAATACCAAAAAACATGCTTTACTTCTTATACCTGTATTTAAGGCTGGAACTGTCTCAAGAACTGTCTCTGAACGAAGAGCAAACTTTATAGGAACAATATTTGTACCAATAGATATAAGTTCATTTTTAGAAGGTGCAAAGGATGAAGCAAATACGTTTGACTATTTTGGAATAACTATTGGTGATGACGAGACAATATCTGGAACAACAATTATCAACAGTAAAAGAACAATTACAGATTTGAGAAAACAAAATATAAGATTATTAAACAAAACAATGGTCTTAGATTATAACGATTATTCTATAAAAAAACGCGCATCGAATATTGGCCGTCAAACAACACTATATTCAGGTATTGGTTTGGCCATCATGATCTATCTAGTCTTAATGATCATGCAACTCGGCGAAAAACGAGCGAATCTCGCATCACTAAATGCAGAAAGAGAAATATATCAAAGTGAAGCTAGATTCTCAGCGTTAATAAAACAATCGAGTGATATTACATTAGTAATCGATAGTAATGGTTTAGTAATATTTGCTTCGCCTTCATTAAAAAATAATCTTGGCTATAGTACAGCGGACTTAATAGGAAGACCATTCTTAAAATTCTTAAGTTTAAAAAATACAAAACTACAAGCTATCTCCGTTTTAAAGAAATTGAATAAGGGCATAGTACCAGAACCATTTGAAACAAAAGTAGTAACAAAAAATGGTGTCGAATGCACATTCGAATGCGTTATAAACGATTTAAGAAATGATCCTGCAGTTGGAGGTATTGTATGTAACAGTCGTGATATCTCTGAAAGAAAGACCTCCGAATTAGAAGTCAAAAAGGCTATGGCGCTTTATGAAAATGCGCTTTCTAATGCACCAATTGGCGTTGCGTTGGTACATAAAAATGGTCAATGCTTTTGGACGAATGATGCTTTGACGGAATTTCTTGGTATTGATAATTCAGAGATCATTAAAAAAGAGTTAAAAGATAATATTTTAAAAGATGATCGAACACTATTTATAAAACTCTGGTCAAAACTAGATTCTGTTAAAGAAAATAAAGTTGTTGAAGAAATGAGATTTGAACATCCAGATGGTGTTGCTAGATGGGGGCTAATTTCAGCCCAGCCAGTTTTCGACGAAAAAGTTTTCCAATACTATGTTATTCAAATAGAGGACACAACAGAGCGTAGACGAATTGCAGAGCGACTTGAATACCAAGCAATACATGACCCTTTGACGGGTATGCCCAATAGATTATTACTGGTTGATCGTTTATCACTTGCAATAGAAAAATCAAAAAGAACTGGTTTAAGTCTTGCGGTACTTTTTATTGACCTTGATAGATTTAAAATTATTAATGACTCATTAGGACATGCTGCTGGTGATCAATTACTTATGACAGTAGCAGATAGAATAAAAGATTCAGTTAGACCCAACGATACCACTGCAAGATTTGGTGGAGATGAATTCGTAATTTTATGTGAAGATATTTCTAGTGACGAGCAGACCAACGAGATATCAAATCGACTTCTAGAAAATATCCAAATGCCGATTATGTTAGATGAAGGTGAAGTATATGTGACTGCAAGTATAGGTATAGCAAGATCTACTGGCGTAATAGATACGTCTGAAACTATATTGCGTGATGCAGACTTAGCAATGTATCGGGCTAAAGAAGGTGGTAGAAACCGTGTCGAAGAATTCGATGAGACTACCCATGTACGCGCTGTTGCCGATCTACAAACAGGTAATGGAATGTTTAGAGCATTAGCAAAGCAAGAATTTCATACCCATTATCAACCATCGGTTGATATTAGAACTGGAAAGCTATCTGGCTTTGAAGCACTTGTCTACTGGGAGCATCCGACACAAGGCCATATCTCGCCAAAAGAATTTATTTCACTTGCAGAACAAACTGGAATTATTGTCCCAATCGGTATGAGAGTTTTTGAAACAGCATGTGAACAGTTAAAGCAATGGCACTCTTTAAGTGAAGAATCCAAAGTATTAACAATGAGTATAAATCTCTCCCCAAGACAATTATCTGAGCCATCTCTATATGGTGAGGTACTTCGTATTATAGAAAGAACTGGTGTAGATGCCGATAAAATTTGGTTTGAAATAACTGAAACTGCACTTATGACTGACGTGGAATCAACCATTATCATGCTAGATAAATTGAAAACTATAGGTATTCATTTTGCTGTAGATGACTTCGGAACTGGCTATTCTTCCTTATCGTACTTAAAGAAGTTTCCAGTTGAAGCATTAAAAGTTGATCAAAGTTTTGTCGAAGGTTTAGGCACAGATACAGAAGATACAGCCATCGTTTCAGCTGTTATATCACTGGCACATTCTTTAGGTCTAAAAGCCATAGCCGAAGGTGTAGAACAGCCACATCACTTGGCTGAACTAAAAACTTTGGGTTGCGAATATGCCCAAGGATACTTATATTCAAAAGCAAAATCAGCAGATAATTGGGATTCTTATGTTATATCTAAGGGTATTTTTGAATTTTCTAGCGAGAAGATATAA
- a CDS encoding aminotransferase class V-fold PLP-dependent enzyme, with amino-acid sequence MIYLDAATTLEPNKDLIAQAKTYLDHSWGNVSGSHSISRMAKSGLEVARENVAKTCGVSPDNIVFTSGASDALNIVIQGFDRKHKDAKIFCSMTEHDAVKKTCDFVNEEKENVIYLKVDSQGQINIDDLDQVDKGDLVCLMATNNETGVAQDIESASKIIHEKEAFLLIDAVQSYYSFNASQICEYGDYAVFSGHKLGGLQGIGLLVIKDRKSISSLMFGGSQEWELRPGTTPSFLCDSFSKTFVSKYAQVNREYEISIVNKLNEILTKLLSLSIENIEFNSCCAKKSPHINSVRFSDIEAQMLVTMLDDKGICVSKGSACASGASTPSRVLTSMGMDQKDALSTIRISLSSKNTEEELVEAVNIISECIKTLRSFSKKDSVSI; translated from the coding sequence GTGATATATTTAGATGCTGCTACAACTTTAGAACCCAATAAGGATCTTATCGCGCAAGCAAAAACATATTTAGACCATTCTTGGGGCAATGTATCTGGATCTCACAGTATTTCACGCATGGCTAAATCTGGGCTAGAAGTCGCTCGCGAGAATGTTGCGAAAACTTGTGGTGTTTCTCCAGATAATATAGTTTTTACTTCAGGTGCAAGCGATGCATTAAATATAGTTATACAAGGTTTTGATCGCAAACATAAAGATGCAAAAATATTTTGTTCAATGACGGAACATGATGCTGTTAAAAAGACTTGTGATTTTGTTAATGAAGAAAAAGAAAATGTTATATATTTGAAAGTCGACAGTCAAGGACAAATCAATATTGATGATTTAGATCAAGTCGATAAAGGCGACCTCGTATGTTTGATGGCCACCAATAATGAAACTGGCGTTGCTCAAGATATTGAATCTGCATCGAAGATTATTCACGAAAAAGAAGCCTTCCTTTTAATAGATGCCGTTCAATCCTATTATTCTTTTAACGCCTCCCAGATCTGTGAATATGGCGATTATGCTGTTTTTAGTGGACACAAACTTGGTGGTTTACAAGGTATTGGCCTATTAGTAATTAAAGATCGTAAATCTATCTCCTCTTTAATGTTTGGTGGCTCACAAGAATGGGAATTACGTCCAGGCACAACGCCATCTTTTTTATGTGATTCATTTTCTAAAACATTTGTTAGTAAATATGCTCAAGTAAACAGAGAGTATGAGATATCGATTGTAAATAAGCTAAATGAAATACTCACAAAATTGCTTTCATTGTCAATAGAGAATATTGAATTTAATTCATGTTGCGCAAAAAAATCACCACATATAAATTCTGTTCGTTTTTCAGATATCGAAGCACAAATGTTGGTTACCATGCTTGATGATAAAGGAATTTGTGTTTCTAAAGGTTCAGCATGTGCATCAGGTGCATCAACTCCTTCTAGGGTTTTAACATCAATGGGTATGGATCAGAAAGATGCACTGTCGACTATTCGTATATCCTTATCATCGAAAAATACAGAAGAAGAACTTGTTGAAGCTGTGAATATTATTAGTGAATGTATAAAAACATTAAGATCATTTTCAAAAAAGGATTCGGTAAGTATTTAA
- the mnmA gene encoding tRNA 2-thiouridine(34) synthase MnmA, whose protein sequence is MKNKKKVLVAMSGGVDSTVAALILKQQGYELAGVTLKLWGGETDSGCCSLADVEDARRVAAQLDIPHYIFNLGEEFNEHVVDPYLTAHEKMLTPNPCIECNRHIKFAGLHDRAMAMGYDFVATGHHARVEFDSAENVYKLLRGIDEAKDQSYVLSMVAQDVLAHTLFPVGEMTKTRVRELAHEFGMRTASKAESMDVCFIQKKGREDFLRNRITLHEGEIVDIAGNVVGHHDGAELFTLGQRRGTGNAVGELVGERQYILNRDFDTKQITVGDREHLFTSSHELRQVSLTRKIEFPINVTVQPRAHGKSFEAIWLEPNQLEFIEPVMRISPGQTAACYLDDECIGSGIIV, encoded by the coding sequence ATGAAAAATAAGAAAAAAGTATTAGTGGCTATGAGCGGTGGAGTCGATTCAACTGTTGCAGCATTAATTTTAAAACAACAAGGCTATGAATTAGCAGGAGTGACTTTGAAACTTTGGGGTGGTGAAACTGATTCAGGATGTTGTTCTCTAGCTGACGTTGAAGATGCTCGTCGCGTTGCTGCGCAACTTGATATTCCTCATTATATATTTAATCTAGGAGAAGAATTTAATGAGCATGTAGTTGACCCGTATCTAACTGCTCACGAAAAAATGTTAACACCGAATCCATGTATTGAATGTAATCGTCATATTAAATTTGCAGGTCTTCATGACCGTGCTATGGCTATGGGCTATGATTTTGTTGCTACTGGTCATCATGCTCGTGTTGAATTTGATAGCGCGGAAAATGTTTATAAATTATTGCGCGGAATCGATGAAGCAAAAGATCAAAGTTATGTTTTGTCAATGGTTGCGCAAGATGTTCTCGCACACACACTTTTTCCCGTGGGTGAGATGACGAAAACACGAGTGCGTGAGCTGGCTCATGAATTCGGAATGCGCACAGCATCTAAAGCAGAGTCGATGGACGTTTGTTTTATCCAGAAAAAGGGGAGAGAAGATTTCTTGCGAAATCGTATAACTTTACATGAAGGTGAAATCGTAGATATCGCAGGTAATGTTGTTGGTCATCATGATGGTGCGGAACTATTTACACTGGGTCAACGTCGTGGTACTGGTAATGCTGTTGGCGAGTTAGTTGGAGAGAGGCAATATATCCTCAATCGTGATTTTGATACTAAACAAATAACAGTTGGCGATAGAGAACATTTGTTCACAAGTTCTCACGAGCTGCGTCAAGTTTCATTAACTCGTAAAATTGAATTTCCGATAAATGTTACTGTTCAACCGCGTGCTCACGGTAAAAGTTTCGAAGCTATTTGGCTAGAACCTAATCAACTAGAATTCATTGAACCTGTAATGCGTATATCACCTGGTCAAACTGCTGCATGTTATCTCGATGATGAATGTATTGGTTCAGGAATTATTGTTTAG
- a CDS encoding asparaginase — MSNMNENQTKIPVVNILYAGGTISSLMHPDGYREGGHMLDLLEMLVEKYPDVKEQQIIGLTQIAYTGMSENITENDLQDILTTINQSMLNDPDGIVITHGTDAMEQTARAIQKEYANVLLKNKCVIILTGSNDITTDNNTDAWDNFNFAISRAGAGMKPGVYIAFHDQIVPANEIVKEPFNGMDMEYASEVSPEYLAKIEKLNIKRKELIDKLTEYYSPILQRSDIIDYPVNVIRANHSKLIEDIALVKPTAVLMTTYHTTCVNGNSSHAAIPDLVEKLNELGILVFGVTENGESIDFTQYDSTVKLGKAGMISLESMDHDVALAKLQMLDTKLTKKEIIAEMITDRCGELAGITI, encoded by the coding sequence ATGTCAAATATGAACGAGAACCAAACAAAAATTCCAGTAGTTAATATTTTATATGCGGGTGGCACAATTTCATCATTGATGCATCCAGATGGTTATCGTGAAGGTGGCCATATGCTTGATCTACTCGAAATGTTAGTTGAAAAATATCCAGACGTTAAAGAACAACAAATTATTGGCTTAACTCAAATTGCTTATACAGGTATGAGCGAAAACATTACGGAAAATGATCTACAAGATATTTTGACAACAATCAATCAGTCGATGCTTAATGACCCTGATGGAATTGTAATTACCCATGGTACAGATGCAATGGAACAGACAGCTCGTGCAATCCAAAAAGAATATGCAAACGTATTGTTGAAGAATAAATGTGTAATTATTTTAACTGGATCAAATGATATAACTACTGATAACAATACTGACGCATGGGATAATTTTAATTTTGCTATAAGTAGAGCGGGCGCGGGTATGAAGCCCGGTGTTTATATTGCATTTCATGATCAGATTGTTCCAGCCAATGAAATTGTCAAAGAACCTTTCAACGGTATGGATATGGAATATGCTTCAGAAGTTTCTCCTGAATATTTAGCAAAAATTGAAAAATTGAATATTAAAAGAAAAGAACTAATAGATAAACTTACAGAATATTATTCTCCAATATTACAACGTAGCGATATCATTGACTACCCTGTAAACGTAATTCGAGCTAACCACAGTAAGCTTATTGAAGATATTGCTTTAGTAAAACCGACTGCGGTGTTAATGACTACTTATCATACGACGTGTGTAAATGGAAATTCATCACACGCTGCAATTCCTGATTTAGTTGAAAAGCTAAATGAACTTGGAATCTTAGTATTTGGTGTAACTGAAAATGGAGAATCTATAGATTTTACACAATACGATTCAACAGTAAAATTAGGCAAAGCTGGTATGATTTCTCTCGAATCAATGGACCATGATGTTGCACTAGCAAAATTACAAATGCTTGATACAAAATTAACAAAAAAAGAAATTATTGCCGAAATGATTACAGATCGTTGTGGCGAACTTGCAGGAATAACCATTTAG
- the ligA gene encoding NAD-dependent DNA ligase LigA: MVKYDAKSRINELIETIKYHNERYYGQDEPEISDAQYDELYLELKNLESEYPHFVSKKSPTQAPNTFLQSSFAPFNHIEPMLSLDNVFSPEELTAWGLKVSKLADLSNTKLVVEPKMDGLAISIVYEDGKLVKAGTRGDGYTGEDVTENIKQIKSIPHLLKDKPKLLEVRGEVFMPLKSFEDLNERQRKLGEKIFANPRNAAAGSLRVKDTSITQSRDLDFVAYQLGENIGTPKLNTHIQTLQYFSKLGIPVNNEIKVLSDITQAQIRASKLEEIRHSFDYEIDGAVIKVDDFSIREQMGFTARAPRWAIAVKFAPEEKTTKLIDIQVSVGRTGRATPFAVLEPIFVGGSTVAMATLHNGDDLEKRNVRPGDTVIVRKAGDVIPEVVGPIISLRPKGSKPWKFPENCPTCGHKLSKPEGEVQHRCVNNECPARRSTSIEYFASRSGMEIEGLGIAKVNQFIDSGLIKNIADIYYLKREDLENLERMAQKSVDNLLESIENSKRQPLNRLLIALGIRHVGPSAARELAKHYEDIFAIEKARVEQIAELEGLGDIIAQSVKDYFSDSKNIEMINRLVKAGVNVKGTGSSVLTSSSGQVLGHEESQTFAGMTFVLTGSLETMAREQAGEEIFKRGGKVSSSVSAKTNYVVYGDKAGSKLDKAEKLGVGLLNEQEFTELLKK, translated from the coding sequence GTGGTGAAATATGATGCTAAAAGTCGAATTAATGAACTAATAGAAACAATAAAATACCATAACGAAAGGTATTATGGCCAAGATGAGCCTGAGATTTCTGATGCACAATATGACGAGCTTTACCTAGAATTAAAAAATTTAGAGTCAGAATACCCACATTTCGTATCAAAAAAATCTCCTACACAAGCACCAAATACATTTTTGCAATCTAGTTTTGCGCCATTTAACCATATTGAACCAATGTTAAGTCTTGACAATGTATTTTCACCCGAAGAATTAACTGCTTGGGGATTAAAAGTTTCAAAGTTGGCAGACTTATCAAATACGAAATTAGTAGTCGAACCAAAAATGGATGGCTTAGCAATTTCAATTGTATACGAAGATGGAAAATTAGTTAAAGCAGGTACGAGAGGCGATGGCTATACTGGCGAAGATGTTACTGAAAATATTAAGCAGATAAAATCTATACCGCATCTATTAAAAGATAAGCCAAAATTGTTAGAAGTTCGTGGTGAAGTTTTTATGCCATTAAAAAGTTTTGAAGATCTAAATGAGCGACAAAGAAAATTAGGTGAAAAAATATTCGCAAATCCACGTAATGCTGCTGCTGGCTCATTGCGTGTTAAAGATACTTCTATTACACAAAGTAGAGATCTAGATTTTGTAGCTTATCAACTTGGTGAGAATATAGGTACACCAAAATTAAATACACATATACAAACACTACAATATTTTTCTAAATTGGGTATTCCTGTTAATAATGAAATAAAAGTTTTAAGTGATATCACGCAAGCACAAATACGTGCATCAAAACTCGAGGAAATCCGTCACAGTTTTGATTATGAAATCGATGGTGCAGTAATTAAAGTTGACGACTTTTCGATTCGTGAACAAATGGGCTTTACTGCGCGTGCACCACGATGGGCAATAGCTGTCAAGTTTGCCCCTGAAGAAAAAACAACTAAACTAATTGATATTCAAGTTAGTGTAGGTCGAACAGGTCGTGCGACTCCTTTTGCTGTTTTAGAACCAATATTTGTTGGTGGTTCAACTGTGGCAATGGCAACATTGCACAATGGCGATGATCTAGAAAAACGTAATGTTCGACCTGGTGATACGGTCATTGTACGTAAAGCTGGTGATGTAATTCCAGAAGTTGTAGGACCGATAATTTCACTTCGCCCTAAGGGTTCAAAGCCTTGGAAGTTTCCAGAAAATTGTCCGACTTGCGGTCATAAGCTTTCCAAACCTGAAGGCGAAGTACAACATCGTTGTGTGAATAATGAATGTCCGGCTCGACGTTCAACATCGATTGAATATTTTGCGTCGCGCTCAGGTATGGAAATTGAAGGACTTGGAATTGCCAAAGTAAATCAATTTATAGATTCTGGATTAATAAAAAATATTGCTGATATTTATTATTTGAAGCGTGAGGATTTAGAAAATCTTGAACGCATGGCACAAAAAAGTGTTGATAATCTTCTAGAGTCAATAGAAAATTCGAAAAGACAACCTTTAAATAGATTGTTGATAGCTTTAGGTATCCGACACGTTGGGCCGAGTGCAGCTAGAGAATTAGCAAAACATTATGAGGATATTTTTGCTATTGAAAAAGCGCGTGTAGAACAAATAGCTGAGCTCGAAGGGCTCGGAGATATCATTGCTCAAAGTGTGAAAGATTATTTTTCGGATTCTAAAAATATTGAAATGATAAATCGTCTTGTTAAAGCTGGGGTAAATGTGAAAGGTACTGGCTCTTCTGTCCTCACTTCTTCGTCGGGTCAAGTTCTAGGGCATGAAGAATCTCAAACATTTGCTGGTATGACATTTGTTTTAACTGGTTCCTTAGAAACAATGGCTCGTGAACAAGCTGGAGAAGAGATATTTAAACGTGGTGGTAAAGTCAGCTCCAGCGTTAGTGCAAAGACCAATTATGTTGTTTATGGTGATAAGGCTGGATCGAAATTAGACAAAGCTGAAAAACTCGGTGTTGGCTTGCTTAATGAGCAGGAATTTACAGAATTATTGAAAAAATAA
- the ychF gene encoding redox-regulated ATPase YchF: MEKFGFVGLPNAGKSTLFNALAGGGAYAAPYAFATIEPNVGNAKVPDSRLDALAQMSQTKETIYASVQFVDIGGLVEGAHSGEGLGNKFLSHIREVDGVVYVLRAFDAGVPGPTDPLEHLRVVELELVYADYESCEKQLEKKIKQARTDKDIATQNEIASKALQHLKEGTPLYRSTMSKEDREAIKDYFLLTNKPFMAVLNIADDQLDQATELANKVSQELPGVEIVPLCVQLEAEAAQISDKDERGEMLEMFGLGEGAMPKFIHSAFTMLGLRTYFTTGEKETRAWTFKAGATAPQCAGVIHGDFERGFIKAEVVSYEDLIAAGSWSKSRDAGKLRIEGKDYIFQDGDVTEFRFNV, from the coding sequence ATGGAAAAATTCGGGTTTGTTGGTCTTCCCAACGCTGGTAAATCAACATTATTTAATGCTCTAGCTGGTGGTGGTGCATATGCTGCCCCTTATGCATTTGCAACTATTGAACCTAATGTAGGTAATGCAAAAGTTCCAGATTCACGTCTAGATGCATTGGCGCAAATGAGCCAGACCAAAGAAACCATTTATGCTTCCGTACAATTTGTTGATATTGGCGGACTTGTTGAAGGCGCACATAGTGGCGAAGGTTTGGGGAATAAATTCTTGAGTCATATTCGTGAAGTTGATGGTGTTGTTTATGTGCTTCGTGCATTTGATGCTGGCGTACCTGGTCCAACTGATCCCTTAGAGCATTTGCGTGTTGTCGAGCTCGAACTTGTTTATGCCGATTATGAAAGTTGTGAAAAGCAATTAGAGAAAAAAATTAAACAGGCAAGAACAGATAAAGATATCGCTACACAAAATGAGATTGCTTCTAAAGCGTTGCAGCATTTAAAAGAGGGTACACCACTTTATCGTTCAACTATGAGCAAAGAAGATCGTGAAGCTATTAAAGATTATTTTCTTTTGACGAACAAGCCTTTTATGGCTGTGTTAAATATTGCGGATGATCAACTCGATCAGGCAACTGAACTTGCAAATAAAGTATCCCAAGAATTACCTGGCGTTGAAATCGTTCCGCTTTGTGTTCAGCTTGAAGCAGAAGCAGCACAAATTTCTGATAAAGATGAGCGTGGCGAGATGCTAGAAATGTTCGGTCTTGGCGAGGGTGCAATGCCTAAATTTATACATAGCGCATTTACAATGTTGGGCCTTCGAACATATTTTACAACTGGAGAAAAAGAAACACGTGCTTGGACTTTTAAAGCTGGCGCCACCGCTCCTCAATGTGCTGGTGTTATTCACGGAGATTTTGAACGAGGGTTTATTAAAGCAGAAGTAGTTTCTTACGAAGATCTGATTGCAGCCGGTAGCTGGTCTAAATCTCGTGATGCTGGAAAACTGCGAATTGAAGGAAAAGATTACATATTCCAAGATGGTGATGTGACCGAATTCAGGTTCAACGTTTAA